The Garra rufa chromosome 23, GarRuf1.0, whole genome shotgun sequence genome includes a region encoding these proteins:
- the tmem88a gene encoding transmembrane protein 88a, producing MSGKMSLSRNGTLEKPASLLTATDRGELESPHPRLHHTGSISSSTPANASSSGVVVPPPYSIAGSALNDCPLELRGSLDCWACSVLVTAQNLIIAALNVGLAAFIFGLILMPSLVMVVFGFLCHSTVQRHGTSVYCSDLLDDGGCVALLVVGFLLLAPLLVLALAAYCRMARHLQLGLCFIPYSRAVYKNLPASRHRGLGGCCVQQEAGESEGKGSVWV from the exons ATGAGCGGCAAGATGAGTCTTTCCCGTAATGGTACCTTGGAGAAACCCGCGTCCCTGCTGACCGCCACGGACCGAGGGGAGCTCGAATCACCTCACCCGCGCCTCCATCACACCGGCTCCATCTCCTCAAGTACTCCAGCAAACGCGTCCAGCTCAGGTGTGGTGGTTCCCCCTCCGTACTCGATAGCAGGCAGTGCGTTAAACGACTGTCCCCTGGAGCTGAGGGGCTCTCTGGACTGTTGGGCCTGTTCTGTTCTGGTTACTGCACAGAATCTAATCATCGCCGCGCTTAATGTGGGCCTGGCTGCGTTTATCTTCGGCCTCATCCTCATGCCTTCGCTCGTCATGGTTGTTTTTGGCTTCCTATGCCATTCAACG GTTCAGCGCCACGGTACTTCCGTCTACTGTTCAGATCTCTTGGATGATGGAGGCTGTGTGGCTTTACTGGTGGTGGGGTTCCTGCTCCTGGCTCCGCTCCTGGTTCTGGCTCTGGCCGCTTACTGCAGAATGGCACGCCATCTCCAGCTGGGCCTGTGCTTCATTCCCTACAGCCGTGCCGTCTACAAGAACCTGCCTGCGTCACGTCATCGAGGCCTGGGTGGCTGCTGTGTCCAGCAGGAGGCAGGAGAGAGCGAGGGAAAGGGTAGCGTGTGGGTTTGA